A region of Planktomarina temperata RCA23 DNA encodes the following proteins:
- the hpaB gene encoding 4-hydroxyphenylacetate 3-monooxygenase, oxygenase component: MKNAGIRTGAQYLEGLRDDREIWTRGTRVKDVTAEPGMGGGAASLAGFLDRQHEAAYRDIVTYEDAQGIRCAISHMVPKSKADVVQRGRAFYEWATWSNGMFGRTPDYKNASVMAFAHAPGFLAQGSKGQADFVQNMTRFYDEVRLNDRVLTHTLVNPSVSHAQATSGKFDEEVALHVVKETDAGIIVKGARLLATLGPLSDEIEVFPSTLLRADDSNIPFAFAFAIPIATPGLKMICRDSYDHGKSHFDAPLSSRYEEMDAVVIFDNVLVPWERVFMYGEPNLCNQAFAQTNAVVHMAHQVACGKLAKAEFMVGVMCAIAKATGRDKDLATKGMIAEVMLMAETVRALLFSAEQQAHEDQWGNFIPLRGPLDASRNLFPKMYPRMVEILQLLGSSSLMATPTEADFSNAMAGDVEKYFQLTHMDSRDRVGLYRLAHDIAVSGFGNRQALYERFFFGPPQIMSSVYFDGYDKDSKIARVEDLLAQA, from the coding sequence ATGAAAAACGCTGGAATCAGAACCGGAGCGCAATATCTCGAGGGGCTGCGCGACGATCGTGAAATTTGGACGCGCGGGACGCGGGTCAAGGATGTGACAGCGGAGCCGGGCATGGGCGGCGGTGCGGCCTCTTTGGCGGGTTTTTTGGATCGGCAACATGAAGCGGCCTACCGCGATATCGTGACCTATGAAGATGCCCAGGGCATTCGCTGCGCCATCTCCCATATGGTGCCCAAGTCCAAGGCCGATGTGGTGCAACGCGGCCGCGCCTTTTATGAATGGGCCACATGGTCCAATGGCATGTTTGGCCGCACTCCAGATTACAAGAACGCCTCCGTTATGGCCTTTGCCCATGCCCCAGGATTTCTAGCACAGGGCAGCAAGGGACAGGCAGATTTCGTTCAAAATATGACCCGGTTCTATGATGAAGTCAGGCTGAATGATCGGGTGTTAACCCATACTTTGGTGAACCCCTCTGTCTCACATGCGCAGGCCACCAGCGGTAAATTCGACGAAGAGGTTGCATTGCATGTGGTTAAAGAAACCGATGCTGGGATCATCGTGAAAGGCGCAAGGCTTTTGGCCACTTTGGGGCCATTATCTGATGAGATCGAAGTCTTCCCCTCAACGCTGTTGCGGGCCGATGACAGCAATATTCCCTTTGCCTTCGCCTTTGCCATTCCCATCGCCACACCGGGTCTCAAGATGATCTGCCGGGACAGCTATGACCATGGTAAATCCCATTTCGATGCGCCCCTATCGTCGCGCTATGAGGAGATGGATGCGGTGGTCATTTTTGACAATGTCTTGGTCCCCTGGGAGCGGGTGTTCATGTATGGTGAACCAAACCTATGCAACCAGGCCTTCGCCCAAACCAATGCGGTGGTGCATATGGCGCATCAAGTGGCCTGTGGAAAGCTGGCCAAGGCGGAGTTCATGGTCGGCGTCATGTGCGCCATTGCCAAGGCGACGGGCCGCGATAAGGATTTGGCCACCAAAGGCATGATTGCTGAAGTGATGTTGATGGCCGAAACCGTGCGCGCCCTGCTCTTTTCGGCAGAACAACAGGCCCATGAGGATCAATGGGGCAATTTCATTCCGCTGCGCGGCCCTTTAGACGCCTCGCGCAATCTCTTTCCCAAAATGTACCCGCGGATGGTGGAGATCCTGCAACTCTTAGGCTCCTCCTCCCTTATGGCGACGCCAACTGAGGCGGATTTCAGCAATGCCATGGCAGGCGACGTGGAAAAATATTTCCAACTGACCCATATGGACAGCCGCGACCGCGTTGGCCTGTATCGCCTGGCACATGACATCGCCGTCTCTGGCTTTGGCAATCGCCAAGCGCTTTATGAGCGCTTCTTCTTCGGCCCGCCGCAAATCATGAGTTCAGTCTATTTTGATGGCTATGACAAGGACAGTAAGATTGCCCGCGTTGAGGATCTTTTGGCACAGGCTTAA
- the ribA gene encoding GTP cyclohydrolase II: MSISPSPVELRARALTDLRMGLPVVIDLPQPLVVCAAETLTQDRLEALRALGEVQAVLSKWRADTLKINAYDGDVARISVPLSVDARWCHAVADPILDLSYPMKGPFQALRGGSADGQRLAVALLKAAHLLPMAITVHSPEPLSSLTHLPVDILLEPGFAHVVSAQLPLEVSQAGRLHVFRPDGGGDEHYAVEIGAPDRAAPVLTRLHSACFTGDILGSLKCDCGPQLKGALAQMGQEGAGILLYLNQEGRGIGLANKMRAYALQSQGFDTVEANHRLGFEDDERDFQIGAELLKSLGFLSIRLMTNNPNKVARLQDQGLMVTERVPLVVGGTAQNRGYLRTKAEKSGHLL; the protein is encoded by the coding sequence ATGAGTATATCACCTTCTCCTGTTGAGCTGCGCGCTCGTGCTTTGACCGATCTTCGTATGGGTCTGCCGGTGGTCATTGATTTGCCGCAGCCTCTTGTGGTCTGCGCGGCAGAGACTTTGACGCAAGACCGGCTGGAGGCGCTGCGCGCTTTGGGTGAGGTGCAAGCGGTTTTGTCAAAGTGGCGGGCCGATACGCTTAAGATCAACGCATATGACGGGGATGTGGCGCGCATTTCTGTGCCTCTGTCGGTCGATGCGCGCTGGTGCCATGCGGTGGCCGATCCCATTCTCGACCTTAGCTATCCGATGAAGGGTCCCTTCCAAGCCCTGCGCGGCGGATCTGCTGATGGGCAACGCCTTGCGGTGGCGCTATTGAAAGCGGCGCATCTTTTGCCCATGGCGATCACGGTGCACAGCCCCGAGCCGCTCAGCAGTTTAACGCATTTGCCGGTGGATATCTTGTTGGAGCCTGGCTTTGCGCATGTGGTTTCTGCGCAACTTCCACTGGAGGTTAGTCAAGCGGGACGTTTGCATGTGTTTCGCCCAGATGGCGGTGGGGATGAACATTATGCGGTTGAGATTGGCGCGCCCGATCGGGCGGCACCGGTCTTAACCCGTTTGCATTCGGCATGTTTCACTGGGGATATTCTGGGATCCTTGAAATGTGACTGCGGCCCACAGCTCAAAGGTGCTTTGGCGCAGATGGGGCAGGAAGGCGCCGGGATCCTGCTCTATCTCAATCAAGAAGGCCGCGGGATTGGTCTGGCCAATAAAATGCGGGCCTATGCGTTGCAGAGCCAAGGTTTTGATACGGTTGAGGCCAATCATCGCCTGGGTTTCGAAGATGACGAGCGGGATTTTCAGATCGGGGCAGAGTTGCTCAAAAGCCTTGGCTTTTTATCCATACGGTTGATGACCAATAACCCCAATAAAGTTGCCCGCTTGCAAGACCAAGGCCTTATGGTCACTGAACGCGTGCCATTGGTTGTGGGCGGCACAGCGCAGAACCGCGGCTATCTGCGAACTAAGGCGGAAAAATCTGGGCATTTGCTATGA
- a CDS encoding response regulator transcription factor: MAQLKKVLLIDDDEDLREALSEQLLMTEDFDVYEGNSGAAALEKVKQQSYDLLVLDVGLPDTDGRELCRLIRKQGVKCPIVMLTGHDTDSDTILGLDAGANDYITKPFKFPVLLARMRAQLRQHEQSEDAIFTLGPYTFKPSIKILVTADDKKIRLTEKETNILKFLYRATEDVVPRDILLHEVWGYNAGVTTHTLETHIYRLRQKIEPDPGKASILITENGGYRLSM; encoded by the coding sequence ATGGCACAGCTTAAAAAAGTTCTTTTGATCGACGACGACGAAGATCTGAGAGAGGCTTTGAGCGAGCAACTTCTTATGACGGAAGATTTTGATGTCTACGAGGGCAACAGCGGCGCGGCGGCTTTGGAAAAGGTCAAGCAGCAGAGTTACGATCTTTTGGTCTTGGATGTGGGTCTGCCGGACACAGATGGGCGTGAGCTGTGCCGATTGATCCGCAAACAGGGCGTTAAATGCCCCATCGTGATGCTCACCGGCCATGATACAGATTCCGACACGATTTTGGGTCTGGATGCCGGCGCCAATGACTATATCACCAAGCCCTTTAAATTTCCCGTACTTTTGGCCCGTATGCGCGCGCAGCTGCGCCAGCATGAGCAATCGGAAGATGCGATCTTCACCCTTGGGCCCTATACGTTCAAACCCTCAATCAAGATATTGGTCACCGCTGATGACAAGAAAATTCGCCTGACCGAAAAAGAAACTAATATCTTAAAATTTCTATACCGCGCCACCGAAGATGTGGTGCCACGTGACATTCTTTTGCATGAAGTATGGGGCTATAATGCCGGCGTCACGACCCATACGCTGGAAACCCATATTTATCGCCTGCGTCAGAAAATTGAACCCGATCCCGGCAAGGCCAGCATATTAATTACCGAAAACGGCGGCTATCGCTTGTCAATGTGA
- a CDS encoding fumarylacetoacetate hydrolase family protein → MKFASIRAAGEALYGAVTEAGFIALSPNFPQWATLTEVIRAQALPQLAQAAEGASVTHDFGSFTYDMPEAGGEKIICVGVNFPDRNAEYKDGSQAPANMSLFPRFARGFVGHEEALVRPPESHQLDYEGEIAIVIGKAGRRISQADAYDHIAALTLCNEGTIRDWVRHAKFNVTQGKNWDRSGAMGPWLVPFEDAAQLDDVRITTHVNGELRQDDRTSRMIFPIRRQIEYISTFTTLMPGDIIVTGTPTGAGARFDPPIFLKPGDVVEVHADGLGTLRNSVEDET, encoded by the coding sequence ATGAAATTTGCATCCATTCGCGCGGCGGGTGAGGCACTGTATGGCGCTGTGACGGAGGCTGGTTTCATTGCTTTATCGCCGAACTTCCCACAATGGGCGACTTTGACAGAGGTGATCCGCGCGCAGGCCCTGCCGCAGCTGGCGCAAGCGGCAGAGGGGGCCTCTGTTACCCATGATTTTGGCAGCTTCACCTATGACATGCCCGAGGCGGGCGGTGAGAAGATCATTTGTGTCGGGGTCAATTTCCCAGACCGCAATGCGGAATATAAAGACGGCAGCCAGGCACCTGCGAATATGTCACTCTTCCCACGGTTTGCCCGTGGTTTTGTCGGACATGAAGAGGCCTTGGTCCGTCCACCAGAGTCGCATCAACTCGATTATGAGGGCGAAATTGCCATTGTCATTGGCAAGGCCGGACGCCGCATTTCTCAAGCAGATGCTTATGATCACATTGCCGCCCTGACCCTTTGCAACGAGGGGACAATCCGAGATTGGGTGCGCCATGCGAAATTCAATGTCACGCAGGGTAAGAATTGGGACAGGTCTGGGGCTATGGGCCCGTGGTTGGTGCCTTTTGAGGATGCCGCGCAGTTGGACGATGTCCGCATCACCACCCATGTCAACGGGGAGCTGCGCCAAGACGATCGTACCAGCCGCATGATTTTTCCCATCCGCCGTCAAATCGAATATATCTCAACATTCACCACTTTGATGCCCGGTGATATTATTGTCACCGGAACCCCGACCGGCGCCGGCGCGCGGTTTGATCCTCCAATTTTTCTCAAACCCGGTGATGTGGTTGAAGTTCACGCGGACGGTCTTGGCACCCTGCGCAATTCTGTCGAGGATGAGACATGA
- a CDS encoding porin, whose protein sequence is MKRILLTTTSLVLAAGVAQADVSFSGTAGVALIDDNGASDAKAGSTTSYGVDMFFESYYDFDITASAESDNGVAVSLGLDMGAGAKIDYNDDDEMEQQGAPVTAADVAVSYAGWTLTVDHAGIDNLFDDTDGAHDVKLSGSIAGWSVAMTSDESESHSSYSLSGDVAGVALTLTGTNNDDNGGSATKIAASYAMGNGLTLKGSVEDESLASGGEDEQTVGFSYAMDALTVGYTAIKPGEVAGADAFGDEWDFSLKYSAGDLVASFAIDEADATTIIADYALGGGASAFAAMHDKAGTANDLTAVGLNFAF, encoded by the coding sequence ATGAAACGCATCCTCCTTACAACTACTTCTTTGGTTCTCGCCGCTGGCGTTGCCCAAGCTGACGTATCTTTCTCCGGCACAGCCGGCGTTGCACTGATCGATGACAACGGTGCATCCGACGCTAAAGCAGGTTCGACCACTTCCTACGGCGTCGATATGTTCTTTGAATCATACTATGACTTCGATATCACAGCTTCTGCTGAATCCGACAACGGTGTTGCTGTATCACTGGGCTTAGACATGGGCGCTGGCGCTAAAATCGACTACAACGATGATGATGAGATGGAACAGCAAGGCGCTCCTGTAACTGCAGCAGACGTAGCAGTTTCATACGCTGGTTGGACATTGACTGTAGATCACGCAGGCATCGACAACTTGTTTGATGACACTGATGGCGCACATGACGTAAAACTCTCCGGTTCAATCGCTGGTTGGAGTGTCGCAATGACATCTGATGAAAGCGAATCGCACAGCTCTTATAGCTTAAGCGGTGACGTTGCTGGCGTAGCACTCACATTGACTGGTACAAACAACGACGACAACGGTGGCAGCGCTACTAAGATTGCTGCATCTTACGCAATGGGCAATGGCTTGACGCTGAAGGGCTCTGTTGAAGACGAGTCATTGGCTTCCGGTGGCGAAGACGAGCAAACAGTTGGCTTCTCATATGCAATGGACGCTTTGACTGTTGGTTACACAGCAATCAAGCCAGGCGAAGTAGCTGGTGCGGATGCATTTGGCGACGAGTGGGATTTCTCACTTAAGTACTCTGCAGGCGACCTGGTTGCATCATTCGCAATCGACGAAGCTGACGCGACTACAATCATCGCTGATTACGCACTCGGTGGCGGCGCATCTGCTTTTGCAGCAATGCACGACAAAGCCG
- a CDS encoding L,D-transpeptidase family protein, whose product MSAFDMVYASGRLRYLGRTLAATCGRGGVRDDKREGDGATPRGILRIAALMYRPDRIAPPAPWAVPIHPGDLWCDDPAHPLYNQLCRAPLQASHEQMRRADPQYDIVLITDWNWPNAHPGAGSAIFMHQWRKLGAPTAGCIALARPDIHWLATRAVPGTRLIVR is encoded by the coding sequence ATGAGCGCCTTTGATATGGTCTATGCCTCTGGTCGCTTGCGCTATCTTGGTCGCACGCTCGCGGCGACCTGTGGGCGCGGCGGGGTGCGCGATGATAAGAGAGAAGGCGATGGGGCGACCCCCCGTGGCATCTTGCGCATTGCTGCGCTTATGTATCGCCCCGACCGGATTGCGCCGCCCGCCCCTTGGGCGGTTCCAATCCACCCTGGAGATCTGTGGTGTGATGATCCGGCTCACCCATTATATAATCAGCTTTGCCGCGCGCCTTTGCAGGCCAGTCACGAACAGATGCGTCGGGCAGATCCGCAATATGACATTGTGTTGATCACGGATTGGAATTGGCCCAATGCACATCCAGGGGCGGGCTCTGCGATTTTCATGCACCAATGGCGCAAACTAGGCGCACCTACAGCGGGCTGTATTGCGCTGGCACGCCCAGATATTCATTGGCTGGCCACGCGGGCAGTGCCCGGCACCCGGCTTATTGTCCGTTAA
- a CDS encoding YggS family pyridoxal phosphate-dependent enzyme: MSLFHVSEEILQAQQDAGRASGSVELIAVSKVQPNDRVLAVLQQGHRVFGENRVQEAEGKWPEFQKTFPDAKVHLLGPLQSNKARAAMRLFDCLHTLDRPKLATALARLAQELGHCPALFIQVNTGLEPQKAGIAPDAVDTFVKDCRALDLPVMGLMCIPPVEEEASLHFALLAKLARRNGLEGLSMGMSDDFAKAISFGATHVRVGSAIFGARVQAPHP, encoded by the coding sequence ATGTCACTGTTCCATGTTTCGGAAGAGATTTTACAAGCGCAGCAGGACGCCGGACGCGCTTCAGGCTCGGTGGAGCTGATTGCCGTGTCCAAAGTGCAGCCCAATGATCGTGTTTTGGCGGTTCTGCAGCAGGGTCATCGGGTTTTTGGTGAGAATCGCGTGCAGGAAGCGGAAGGCAAATGGCCGGAGTTCCAAAAAACATTCCCCGATGCAAAGGTGCATCTGCTCGGACCGCTGCAATCGAACAAAGCGCGCGCAGCCATGCGCCTATTTGATTGTCTCCACACGTTAGACCGCCCCAAATTGGCAACCGCTCTGGCGCGCTTGGCCCAAGAGCTGGGCCATTGCCCGGCGCTTTTCATCCAAGTCAACACCGGCTTGGAACCACAAAAGGCCGGCATTGCCCCCGATGCGGTAGATACATTCGTCAAAGACTGCCGTGCTCTGGATCTGCCTGTGATGGGCTTAATGTGCATCCCACCTGTCGAGGAAGAGGCCAGCCTGCATTTCGCGCTTTTGGCCAAACTGGCGCGGCGCAATGGGCTAGAGGGATTATCCATGGGCATGTCCGATGATTTTGCCAAGGCAATCTCCTTTGGCGCCACCCATGTCCGGGTTGGCTCAGCGATTTTTGGCGCGCGGGTGCAGGCCCCTCATCCGTGA
- the hpaH gene encoding 2-oxo-hept-4-ene-1,7-dioate hydratase, translating into MTPAEISQAAQALFAAEKSHKQIGLLTRAHPEMTMDDAYAVQKALVALKIADGRRVIGWKIGLTSKAMQYALNIDIPDSGILFDDMHFEDGATVPARRFIQPRIEAEIAFVMKADLDGAVRRDEVLAATDYVCPSLEILDTRIERVDAHTGQTRKIFDTISDNAANAGIVLGRARHDPSAFDLRWAGAICSRNGEVEETGLGAGVLNDPVMGIVWLSERLEAYGQKIRAGDVVLSGSFIRPIEARPKDEFVADFGAFGQVSIGFA; encoded by the coding sequence ATGACCCCGGCAGAGATTTCCCAGGCGGCGCAGGCCTTATTTGCGGCAGAAAAAAGCCATAAACAAATTGGACTGTTGACCCGCGCCCATCCTGAGATGACGATGGATGATGCCTATGCGGTGCAAAAAGCCCTAGTTGCGCTGAAGATTGCTGATGGTCGTCGGGTGATTGGCTGGAAAATTGGCCTCACGTCCAAGGCGATGCAATATGCTTTGAATATTGATATCCCCGACAGTGGGATTTTGTTTGATGATATGCATTTTGAAGATGGCGCGACTGTGCCAGCGAGGCGGTTTATACAGCCGCGCATCGAGGCAGAAATCGCCTTTGTGATGAAAGCGGATTTGGACGGTGCCGTGCGGCGCGATGAGGTGCTGGCCGCGACGGATTATGTCTGCCCCTCGCTAGAGATTCTCGACACGCGGATTGAGCGCGTCGATGCGCACACAGGGCAGACCCGTAAAATCTTTGATACGATTTCCGACAATGCGGCCAATGCGGGTATCGTCTTGGGCCGCGCACGTCATGATCCAAGCGCGTTTGATCTGCGCTGGGCTGGTGCGATTTGTAGCCGCAATGGAGAGGTTGAAGAGACCGGTCTTGGCGCGGGTGTTTTGAACGATCCGGTTATGGGAATCGTTTGGCTGTCCGAACGTCTTGAAGCCTATGGGCAGAAAATTCGCGCTGGCGATGTTGTTCTGTCTGGCTCGTTCATTCGTCCGATTGAAGCGCGACCAAAGGATGAATTTGTTGCTGATTTTGGCGCCTTTGGTCAGGTATCCATTGGCTTTGCCTGA
- a CDS encoding ABC transporter ATP-binding protein: MASLKIRDVKKSYGDLQVMHGVDLDVEEGEFVVFVGPSGCGKSTLLRMIAGLEEVTSGEISIGDKVVNEVAPAKRGVAMVFQSYALYPHMTVFNNMAFGLKQAKTPPKEIDRRVREAAEVLQITDYLDRSPRNLSGGQRQRVAIGRAIVRDPEVFLFDEPLSNLDAALRVQTRLEIARLHERLKSTMIYVTHDQVEAMTLADKIVVMRAGRVEQIGSPIDLYRNPSNAFVAQFIGSPKMNFFTQADLAKNGSKSLPAAATGAHIGIRPEHLTGCTEAKALVGGTLDLVEQLGEYALVHLVSASGEAFIVKMEHPPKTAKGETMWFTAQSDALHLFDQSSGLRIEANSSSS, from the coding sequence ATGGCCAGTCTAAAAATTCGTGACGTGAAAAAATCTTATGGTGATCTTCAGGTCATGCATGGGGTGGACTTGGATGTTGAAGAAGGTGAATTTGTTGTCTTCGTTGGGCCGTCTGGCTGTGGCAAGTCGACTTTGCTGCGGATGATTGCGGGGCTGGAAGAAGTCACTTCCGGTGAAATTTCCATTGGCGATAAAGTTGTAAATGAAGTGGCGCCGGCCAAGCGTGGCGTGGCGATGGTGTTCCAATCCTACGCGCTTTATCCGCATATGACCGTGTTCAACAATATGGCGTTTGGTCTCAAACAGGCCAAAACGCCGCCAAAGGAAATTGATCGCCGGGTGCGTGAAGCCGCCGAAGTGCTGCAGATCACCGATTATCTCGACCGCAGCCCGCGCAACTTATCGGGCGGGCAGCGTCAGCGCGTGGCGATTGGCCGGGCAATTGTTCGCGATCCCGAAGTGTTTTTGTTTGACGAGCCCCTGTCCAATCTCGATGCCGCTTTGCGCGTGCAGACCCGTTTGGAAATTGCCCGTTTGCATGAGCGGTTAAAGTCCACAATGATCTATGTCACCCATGATCAGGTTGAGGCTATGACGCTCGCCGACAAAATTGTCGTCATGCGTGCGGGCCGGGTGGAGCAGATTGGCTCTCCCATTGATCTCTATCGTAACCCCTCCAATGCTTTTGTGGCGCAATTTATCGGCAGTCCGAAGATGAATTTTTTCACCCAGGCAGATTTGGCCAAAAACGGCAGCAAGTCTTTGCCAGCTGCGGCCACTGGTGCACATATTGGTATTCGCCCAGAGCATCTGACAGGCTGCACGGAAGCCAAGGCCCTTGTTGGTGGTACATTGGATCTGGTGGAGCAATTGGGCGAATATGCTTTGGTGCACTTGGTGAGCGCCTCTGGCGAGGCCTTCATTGTGAAAATGGAGCATCCGCCAAAAACTGCAAAAGGTGAGACCATGTGGTTTACGGCGCAAAGCGATGCTCTGCACCTATTTGATCAAAGCTCAGGTCTGCGCATCGAGGCCAATAGCTCGTCCAGCTAA
- a CDS encoding mannitol dehydrogenase family protein: MNRMSSPALFETGYDRTDCEIGIVHLGFGAFHRAHQALYVDDYMDQTGDLRWGIAAVNLRAAESPNFAGLKEASRGYVLKSMSSSGDVDFRRVRSHVKFSDWADNTEEAEALLARSSVHMVTITVTESGYYMDETGALNPEDPSIVAELGGGAPCTIYAYLTRALTRRQAAGLGGISILCCDNIRRNGKMLKRNLFAYLDLIGAEDLAQWVRSCVTFPCSMVDRITPRSTQALQSEVEALVGPDPFAPVMAEDFTQWVVDDHFAAARPDLTQVGVTFTKNVDPYEEAKIRILNGGHTCLAYLGALAGHHTFDQAMADPELFAHFEEFERGEVLPALVEALPFDKNLYLDQIIMRFKNASIGDTVERICADGYLKFPIFIHPTLAGCLKQGILPRAGLRAIASWYVFCKHIEAGTLPIAYGEPYWDNLRELLQAGQVDRFARSASLWGTLPQDHPEFTPALIAAITEMEKKWPV; this comes from the coding sequence ATGAACCGAATGTCTTCTCCGGCCTTATTTGAGACAGGTTATGACCGCACAGATTGCGAAATCGGCATCGTGCATTTGGGTTTTGGCGCCTTTCATCGGGCCCATCAGGCACTTTATGTCGATGACTACATGGATCAAACGGGGGATCTGCGGTGGGGCATCGCGGCGGTCAATCTGCGTGCTGCGGAATCGCCCAATTTTGCCGGTCTTAAAGAGGCAAGCCGTGGCTATGTGCTCAAATCTATGTCCAGCAGCGGGGATGTAGATTTCCGCCGCGTTCGGTCGCATGTGAAATTTTCTGACTGGGCGGATAACACTGAGGAAGCCGAAGCGCTTCTGGCGCGGTCATCGGTGCATATGGTGACGATCACCGTTACCGAAAGCGGCTATTATATGGACGAAACCGGGGCGCTAAACCCTGAGGATCCCAGCATAGTTGCAGAGTTAGGCGGCGGTGCGCCGTGCACCATCTATGCATATTTGACCCGCGCTTTAACTCGCAGGCAAGCCGCCGGATTGGGCGGGATTTCGATTTTATGCTGTGATAATATTCGGCGAAATGGCAAAATGTTGAAGCGCAACCTCTTTGCCTATCTTGATTTGATCGGAGCCGAGGATCTTGCCCAATGGGTTCGCAGCTGTGTTACATTTCCTTGCTCTATGGTTGATCGGATCACACCGCGCAGCACACAGGCTTTGCAAAGCGAAGTGGAGGCCCTCGTTGGCCCTGACCCCTTTGCACCGGTGATGGCTGAAGATTTCACGCAATGGGTAGTGGACGATCATTTCGCTGCCGCGCGGCCGGATCTCACGCAGGTGGGCGTCACCTTCACTAAGAATGTGGATCCCTATGAAGAAGCAAAAATTCGCATCCTCAATGGGGGTCACACTTGCTTGGCGTATTTGGGCGCTTTGGCTGGACATCACACTTTTGATCAGGCGATGGCGGATCCGGAGCTTTTTGCACATTTTGAAGAATTTGAACGCGGCGAAGTGTTGCCCGCATTGGTCGAGGCGCTGCCATTCGACAAAAACCTCTATCTTGATCAAATCATCATGCGGTTCAAAAATGCGTCCATCGGGGACACGGTTGAGCGGATCTGTGCGGATGGGTATCTGAAATTCCCAATCTTCATTCATCCAACCCTTGCGGGATGCCTGAAACAGGGAATTTTGCCGCGCGCTGGTCTGCGCGCAATTGCGAGCTGGTATGTCTTTTGTAAGCATATCGAGGCTGGAACTCTGCCAATCGCATATGGGGAACCCTATTGGGACAATCTGCGCGAGCTGTTGCAGGCGGGCCAAGTCGATCGGTTTGCGCGATCCGCTTCGCTTTGGGGCACCCTGCCGCAAGACCACCCGGAATTTACGCCAGCGTTGATCGCTGCAATCACAGAAATGGAAAAAAAATGGCCAGTCTAA
- a CDS encoding 5-carboxymethyl-2-hydroxymuconate Delta-isomerase, with amino-acid sequence MPHLTVQYSQNLDHDVDMKEFCSVMSVAMQQTGVFPLAGIRVRAHPMPQYCVADGHSKNAFVDMVLRMGEGRSDATKSEVGAFLMARAEAVFAPLLADPYFALSLEIVTISKPFSWKTNSIHARINAPSVKGENS; translated from the coding sequence ATGCCACATCTGACCGTTCAATATTCGCAAAATTTAGATCATGACGTTGATATGAAAGAATTTTGTTCTGTCATGAGTGTTGCCATGCAGCAAACCGGTGTGTTTCCTCTGGCGGGCATTCGGGTACGGGCGCATCCGATGCCGCAGTATTGCGTCGCCGATGGGCATTCCAAGAATGCCTTTGTGGATATGGTCCTACGCATGGGGGAGGGGCGCAGTGATGCGACCAAATCTGAGGTTGGCGCGTTCTTAATGGCGCGTGCGGAGGCGGTTTTTGCACCGCTGTTGGCGGATCCCTATTTTGCGCTGTCTTTGGAAATTGTGACAATTTCCAAGCCCTTCAGCTGGAAAACCAACAGCATCCATGCGCGGATCAATGCGCCATCTGTCAAAGGAGAAAACTCATGA
- a CDS encoding MarR family winged helix-turn-helix transcriptional regulator, which produces MPKFLDSLPMILSRSLDRVMPSYRRLFQANDLTDQQWRVLRALWEKQHLTSAQISQITLLPPPSLVGILDRLEKKNLIGRLRSTEDRRHVHIIPTQKGRALMEHMMPMVDRIHDDFMQRVTAAEWAEFNRILEKLSESTEKRNLA; this is translated from the coding sequence ATGCCAAAATTTCTAGACAGCCTCCCAATGATCCTCAGCCGCTCCTTGGATCGGGTGATGCCAAGCTATCGGCGTCTATTTCAAGCCAATGATCTGACGGATCAACAATGGCGGGTCCTCCGCGCGCTTTGGGAAAAACAGCATCTGACCTCAGCGCAAATCTCACAGATCACCCTCTTGCCCCCGCCCTCATTGGTCGGAATTCTGGATCGGCTCGAGAAGAAAAACCTCATTGGGCGCCTGCGCTCGACCGAAGATCGCCGACATGTCCACATCATCCCCACCCAAAAGGGGCGCGCTTTGATGGAGCATATGATGCCCATGGTGGACCGCATTCATGACGATTTCATGCAGCGCGTGACAGCGGCTGAATGGGCTGAATTTAATCGAATTTTGGAAAAATTATCGGAATCTACAGAGAAACGGAATTTGGCATGA